The following proteins are encoded in a genomic region of Notolabrus celidotus isolate fNotCel1 chromosome 19, fNotCel1.pri, whole genome shotgun sequence:
- the ggt5b gene encoding glutathione hydrolase 5 proenzyme has product MAKYKPWTVCCFTLIVLFCAVALVSFCIFTFVDRKCPSGSFKHAAVAADSLRCSQIGRNMLQEGGSAVDGAIAALLCTSVVNPQSMGIGGGSIFTIRDKTGKVKVFNFRETVPKSFKSNLLEDCPTTFKMTKGTQWIGVPGELRGYESVHKQYGKLSWARLFEPTIKLAREGIPLPPYLEYILKVPIAKKHLEGSSLCEVICNKNKTVLSKGDILKFPKLADSLEVIAAQGADAFYTGKIGQDLIQDVKAAGGTLEMEDLESFKVRVEDAWTVPLGDTKMHFAPPPTGGPLLAFILKLLEGFSLTPSSFHGEQKIQTYHRFIEAAKFANGQKRNIRDPLFNDIKTAEHLIDPAFIHRIRDMISSNSTHNNSYYNVKPSSDHFGTTHVSVLDEDGLAVSATSTINHLFGGAIYSSRTGIILNNELSDFCGRVDSLTAGEQPPSSMTPVIVESKSGGLLVIGGSGGSMIIAAVALSIMNRLWLGMNLTDAIEAPIVFIDSKNNLNFEKFENIEKIEQPVRDGLIALGHKLGSSQFFLNVVNAVEKEKGCIVAVSDSRKLGKSAGY; this is encoded by the exons ATGGCTAAATACAAGCCCTGGACGGTTTGCTGCTTCaccttgattgttttattttgcgcAGTTGCTCTCGTCTCTTTCTGCATTTTCACGTTTGTGGACAGAAAATGTCCCAGCGGCAGCTTCAAGCACGCGGCTGTGGCTGCAGACTCTTTAAGGTGCTCCCAGATTGGCAG GAACATGCTGCAAGAGGGAGGGTCAGCAGTAGATGGCGCCATTGCAGCTCTTCTGTGCACGTCTGTGGTCAATCCTCAGAGCATGGGGATCGGAGGAGGGTCTATATTTACTATAAGAGATAAAACAG GCAAAGTTAAAGTGTTCAACTTCAGAGAGACGGTCCCAAAGTCTTTCAAAAGTAACCTGTTAGAAGATTGTCCAACTACATTCAAAATGACCAAAG GCACACAGTGGATTGGTGTTCCTGGAGAGCTGCGGGGCTATGAGTCTGTTCACAAACAGTATGGAAAGCTTTCATGGGCCAGGCTGTTTGAACCAACAATTAAACTTGCCAGGGAGGGCATCCCTCTGCCTCCATATCTGGAATATATCCTAAAAGTCCCCATTGCAAAAAAACACCTGGAAGGCTCCTCTCTCTG TGAAGTTATCTGCAACAAGAACAAAACGGTCTTGAGTAAAGGGGACATCCTTAAGTTTCCCAAACTTGCAGACAGCTTGGAAGTGATTGCAGCACAAGGTGCAGATGCCTTCTACACTGGCAAGATTGGACAGGACTTAATCCAAGATGTAAAAGCTGCAG GTGGGACGTTGGAAATGGAGGATCTGGAGTCCTTCAAAGTGCGAGTGGAGGATGCATGGACAGTCCCTCTTGGAGATACAAAGATGCACTTCGCTCCACCACCAACTGGGGGCCCTCTGCTGGCTTTCATTCTCAAACTGCTGGAAG GATTCTCCTTGACTCCAAGCTCCTTTCATGGTGAGCAGAAGATTCAGACGTACCATCGTTTTATAGAGGCAGCTAAATTTGCAAATGGACAGAAGAGAAACATCCGGGACCCTCTCTTTAATGACATAAAG aCTGCTGAACATTTGATTGATCCTGCCTTCATTCATCGCATCAGGGACATGATTTCTTCCAACAGCACTCATAACAACTCTTACTATAATGTGAAACCCTCATCTGATCACTTCGGGACAACACATGTATCAGTGCTGGATGAGGATGGACTTGCAGTCTCTGCCACCAGCACCATAAACCATCT GTTTGGAGGCGCCATTTACTCATCACGTACTGGCATCATCCTCAACAATGAGCTGTCTGACTTTTGTGGGAGAGTGGACTCGTTGACGGCAG GCGAGCAGCCTCCTTCCTCGATGACTCCAGTCATAGTTGAGTCAAAGTCTGGAGGTCTCCTTGTGATTGGTGGATCTGGTGGGAGTATGATAATAGCAGCAGTGGCCTTG TCAATAATGAATCGCCTGTGGCTGGGGATGAATCTCACAGATGCTATTGAGGCACCTATAGTGTTCATCGACTCCAAGAATAATTTGAATTTTGAGAAATTCGAAAATATTGAAAAGATTGAACAG CCCGTGAGGGATGGTCTCATAGCTCTCGGACACAAACTCGGGAGCTCGCAATTTTTTCTCAATGTTGTAAATGCTGTGGAGAAGGAGAAAGGATGCATTGTTGCCGTGTCTGACAGCAGGAAGCTGGGGAAGTCAGCTGGTTACTGA